A stretch of the Azorhizobium caulinodans ORS 571 genome encodes the following:
- a CDS encoding L-lactate permease, with protein sequence MWNQVYDPFGSPVLSTLVAAIPVVTLLVLIATNKVKAHWAAVIALAVALLVVTLGFTMPTGHALRATWLGVITGFFPIGWIILNVIFLYRLTVEKGWFETLQHSIGGISADRRIQLLLIAFAFGAFFEGASGFGTPVAVTGALLIGLGFSPLAASGLSLIANTAPVAYGALGTPIQGLASVTGLDPYLLGAMVGRQLPFFSLIVPFWLIWVFAGWRGMMQVWPAILVTGISFAVPQFLISNYVNPWIVDIGASIISMACLVAFLQVWQPKELWLSAKLRTKDDSAATMAPPPVRTHVATRSEVIWSWVPWVILSVVVAIWGTGWFKALVNPLFTLNFPIEGLHNQIQKVPPVVAAPVKEGAVFAFTYLSYTGTGILIAAVLSAAVMKYSPIRLIKAYLETLWVVRYSLVTIAAMLAIGTLTRYSGVDATLGLAFAQAGFLYPFFGTLLGWLGVALTGSDTASNVLFGGLQKITAEQLGLSPILMGAANSSGGVMGKMIDAQSIVVASTATNWFGHEGSILRFVFWHSIVLACLVGVLVMLQAYVWPFTAMVIH encoded by the coding sequence ATGTGGAACCAGGTCTATGACCCGTTCGGCAGTCCCGTGCTTTCCACGCTCGTGGCCGCCATTCCCGTCGTCACGCTGCTCGTTCTCATCGCCACCAACAAGGTGAAGGCCCACTGGGCGGCGGTCATCGCCCTCGCCGTGGCGCTGCTGGTGGTGACGTTGGGCTTCACCATGCCCACCGGCCATGCTCTGCGCGCCACCTGGCTCGGCGTCATCACCGGCTTCTTCCCCATCGGCTGGATTATCCTGAACGTCATTTTTCTCTACCGGCTCACGGTGGAGAAAGGCTGGTTCGAGACGCTGCAACACTCCATCGGCGGCATCAGCGCCGACCGGCGCATTCAGTTGCTGCTCATCGCCTTTGCCTTCGGCGCCTTCTTCGAAGGAGCATCGGGCTTCGGCACGCCGGTGGCGGTGACCGGCGCGCTGCTCATCGGCCTCGGCTTCTCGCCGCTCGCCGCCTCGGGCCTCTCCCTCATCGCCAATACGGCGCCCGTGGCCTATGGCGCGCTCGGAACGCCCATCCAGGGCCTCGCCAGCGTCACCGGGCTCGACCCCTATCTGCTCGGCGCCATGGTGGGGCGGCAACTGCCCTTCTTCTCGCTGATCGTGCCCTTCTGGCTCATCTGGGTCTTCGCCGGCTGGCGCGGCATGATGCAGGTGTGGCCGGCCATCCTCGTCACCGGCATCTCCTTTGCCGTGCCGCAGTTCCTGATCTCCAATTATGTGAACCCGTGGATCGTCGACATCGGCGCCTCCATCATCTCCATGGCCTGCCTCGTCGCCTTCCTTCAGGTCTGGCAGCCGAAGGAGCTGTGGCTCTCCGCCAAGCTGCGGACGAAGGACGACAGCGCCGCCACCATGGCGCCTCCGCCGGTGCGCACCCACGTCGCCACCCGCAGCGAGGTGATCTGGTCCTGGGTGCCGTGGGTCATCCTCTCGGTGGTGGTCGCCATCTGGGGCACCGGCTGGTTCAAGGCGCTGGTGAACCCGCTGTTCACCCTCAACTTCCCCATCGAGGGTCTGCACAACCAGATCCAGAAGGTGCCGCCCGTGGTGGCCGCGCCGGTGAAGGAGGGCGCCGTCTTCGCCTTCACCTATCTCTCCTATACGGGCACCGGCATCCTCATCGCGGCCGTCCTCTCGGCAGCGGTGATGAAGTATTCGCCGATCCGGCTCATCAAGGCCTATCTGGAGACGCTGTGGGTGGTGCGCTATTCGCTCGTCACCATCGCCGCCATGCTCGCCATCGGCACCCTCACCCGCTACTCGGGCGTGGACGCGACGCTGGGCCTTGCCTTCGCGCAGGCGGGCTTCCTCTATCCCTTCTTCGGCACGCTGCTGGGCTGGCTGGGCGTGGCGCTCACCGGCTCCGACACCGCCTCCAACGTGCTGTTCGGCGGCCTGCAGAAGATCACCGCCGAGCAACTGGGCCTCAGCCCCATCCTCATGGGCGCGGCCAATTCCTCCGGCGGCGTCATGGGCAAGATGATCGACGCCCAGTCCATCGTGGTGGCCTCCACCGCCACCAACTGGTTCGGACACGAAGGCTCCATCCTGCGCTTCGTGTTCTGGCACTCCATCGTGCTCGCCTGCCTCGTGGGCGTGCTGGTGATGCTCCAGGCCTATGTCTGGCCCTTCACGGCCATGGTCATCCACTGA
- a CDS encoding extensin-like domain-containing protein, with translation MTRGVSWSFVAPLVCVGLLLTGCRFDMFQRREPWRAQAEEKCIAEGGVTPSVYIEPMRSIDGPGACGMEHPFKVAALNDGTVGIEPKATLACPMVREVDAWIAQVVQPAAMAWMGAPVVAIKQMSSYSCRGMNGQPGAKISEHAFGNALDVGGFRFANGVDISVKNGWKGPPEARGFLLQVQAGACEAFTTVLAPGSNIFHYDHIHVDLMRRNNPRLICKPKPQPLPAPPVLSVSAPEPGYPQQPAPQQPGGYERAPMQPLRLPQGQAEPMGSPQVQGQPQEEAPAEEEANAPQEIAPQAAQPQQTPPRMGEPQPIQPQPGYGRAPTYGTPQVSAPPSSGYGQQGYGQQQGYARQGPQGYGQPAPQQTYQPQPAPYGAPQPGYDADSHQPVLLPPGSLPSQPRMPGPMSYATAGKAGAKAAAKGPFTEAGIVQRRYYAVPIPQPSPIPLPLAIPGED, from the coding sequence ATGACGCGCGGAGTTTCCTGGTCCTTCGTAGCCCCGCTCGTCTGTGTGGGGCTCCTCCTGACTGGCTGCCGGTTCGACATGTTCCAGCGGCGTGAGCCCTGGCGTGCCCAGGCCGAGGAGAAGTGCATCGCCGAGGGCGGTGTCACTCCGTCCGTCTATATCGAGCCCATGCGCTCCATTGACGGGCCCGGCGCCTGCGGCATGGAGCACCCCTTCAAGGTGGCCGCGCTCAATGACGGCACGGTCGGCATCGAGCCCAAGGCGACGCTCGCCTGCCCGATGGTCCGCGAGGTGGACGCCTGGATTGCCCAGGTGGTGCAGCCCGCCGCCATGGCCTGGATGGGCGCGCCCGTCGTCGCCATCAAGCAGATGTCGTCCTATTCCTGCCGCGGGATGAACGGCCAGCCGGGCGCCAAGATTTCCGAGCATGCCTTCGGCAACGCCCTCGACGTGGGCGGCTTCCGCTTCGCCAATGGCGTGGACATCTCCGTGAAGAACGGCTGGAAGGGGCCGCCCGAGGCGCGCGGCTTCCTGCTCCAGGTGCAGGCAGGCGCCTGCGAGGCCTTCACCACCGTGCTCGCGCCGGGCTCCAACATCTTCCATTACGACCACATCCATGTGGACCTGATGCGGCGGAACAACCCGCGTCTCATCTGCAAGCCGAAGCCCCAGCCGCTGCCGGCCCCGCCCGTGCTCTCCGTCTCGGCGCCCGAGCCCGGCTATCCGCAGCAGCCCGCGCCGCAGCAGCCGGGCGGCTATGAGCGCGCGCCCATGCAGCCGCTGCGCCTGCCGCAGGGCCAGGCCGAGCCGATGGGGAGTCCGCAGGTGCAGGGGCAGCCGCAGGAGGAAGCGCCCGCCGAGGAAGAGGCGAACGCGCCGCAGGAGATTGCGCCCCAGGCTGCCCAGCCCCAGCAGACCCCGCCGCGCATGGGCGAGCCGCAGCCCATCCAGCCGCAGCCGGGCTATGGCCGCGCGCCGACCTATGGCACGCCGCAGGTCTCGGCCCCGCCGTCCTCCGGCTATGGCCAGCAGGGCTACGGCCAGCAGCAGGGTTATGCCCGGCAGGGGCCGCAGGGCTATGGCCAGCCGGCCCCCCAGCAGACCTACCAGCCGCAGCCCGCACCCTATGGCGCACCGCAGCCCGGCTATGATGCGGACTCGCACCAGCCGGTGTTGCTGCCACCGGGCTCGCTGCCCTCCCAGCCGCGCATGCCGGGGCCGATGTCCTATGCGACGGCGGGGAAGGCCGGCGCGAAGGCGGCGGCCAAGGGGCCGTTCACGGAAGCGGGCATCGTGCAGCGGCGCTATTATGCGGTGCCCATCCCGCAGCCTTCCCCCATTCCCCTGCCGCTCGCCATTCCCGGCGAGGACTGA
- the rpoH gene encoding RNA polymerase sigma factor RpoH has translation MAGSRQAPIPSAEGGLTRYLEEIRRFPMLEPQEEYMLAKSWREHGDRDAAHKLVTSHLRLVAKIAMGYRGYGLPISEVISEGNVGLMQAVKRFEPEKGFRLATYAMWWIRASIQEYILRSWSLVKMGTTAAQKKLFFNLRKAKSQISALEEGDLRPDQVKQIATKLGVTEQDVVDMNRRLSGDASLNAPLREDGDGGGEWQDWLQDDHQDQETNLVESEELDNRRTALSSALAVLNPRERRIFEARRLSEDPVTLEELAAEFGVSRERVRQIEVRAFEKVQKAVVDKVRTIENVGEPEHA, from the coding sequence ATGGCCGGAAGCAGGCAGGCGCCGATCCCTTCAGCGGAAGGTGGTCTGACGCGGTATCTCGAAGAGATACGTCGGTTCCCGATGCTGGAACCGCAAGAGGAGTACATGCTGGCGAAGAGCTGGCGCGAGCATGGGGATCGCGATGCGGCCCATAAGCTCGTCACCAGCCACTTGCGGCTGGTCGCCAAGATCGCCATGGGCTATCGCGGCTACGGCCTGCCCATATCCGAGGTGATCTCGGAAGGCAACGTCGGCCTCATGCAGGCGGTGAAGAGGTTCGAGCCCGAAAAGGGCTTCCGCCTCGCCACCTATGCCATGTGGTGGATCCGCGCCTCGATCCAGGAATACATCCTGCGCTCGTGGAGCCTCGTGAAGATGGGCACCACGGCGGCGCAGAAGAAGCTGTTCTTCAACCTGCGCAAGGCCAAGAGCCAGATCTCCGCGCTGGAAGAGGGCGATCTGCGCCCCGATCAGGTGAAGCAGATCGCCACCAAGCTCGGCGTGACCGAGCAGGATGTGGTGGACATGAACCGCCGCCTCTCTGGCGACGCCTCCCTAAACGCGCCCCTGCGCGAGGATGGCGACGGCGGCGGCGAGTGGCAGGACTGGCTCCAGGACGACCATCAGGACCAGGAGACCAACCTCGTCGAGAGCGAGGAACTGGACAACCGACGCACCGCGCTTTCCAGCGCGCTTGCGGTACTGAACCCACGCGAGCGCCGCATCTTCGAGGCGCGCCGGCTGTCCGAGGACCCGGTCACGCTGGAAGAACTGGCGGCCGAGTTCGGCGTCTCCCGCGAGCGCGTGCGCCAGATCGAGGTGCGCGCCTTCGAGAAGGTGCAGAAGGCGGTGGTGGACAAGGTGCGCACCATCGAGAACGTGGGCGAGCCCGAGCACGCCTGA
- a CDS encoding RluA family pseudouridine synthase — MGQPLRNETLDDDDLLDLPIGDASEDDGTAHVLTVGPEDAGLRADRFLAARLPDLSRTRLQKLVADGRVSVGGRVVGDPAERVNAGDEWTVRVPAPEPAAPVPEKMDLSIAYEDDFLIVVDKPAGLVVHPAPGNWSGTLVNGLLAHCGASLSGIGGVKRPGIVHRLDKDTSGLLVVAKTDAAHAGLAAQFADHGRTGPLERAYYAFVWGVPDQRGTVDAPIDRHPTHRQKMAVRQSGREAITHWERLEVFAGADGAPLASLIECQLETGRTHQIRVHLAHVGHPLLGDEVYGQGFRTKASRLPEGARALLAALGRQALHAARLGFAHPVTDEELLFESPLPEDLARLRDALALP, encoded by the coding sequence ATGGGCCAGCCTTTAAGGAATGAGACCTTGGACGACGACGATCTCCTCGACCTTCCGATCGGGGACGCCAGTGAGGACGACGGCACGGCCCATGTGCTGACCGTGGGTCCAGAGGATGCCGGCCTCAGGGCCGATCGCTTCCTCGCCGCCCGCCTGCCGGACCTCAGCCGCACCCGCCTGCAGAAGCTGGTGGCGGACGGCCGGGTGAGCGTCGGCGGGCGAGTGGTAGGAGACCCGGCCGAGCGGGTCAATGCCGGGGACGAATGGACGGTGCGCGTGCCCGCGCCCGAACCCGCGGCGCCCGTGCCGGAAAAGATGGACCTTTCCATCGCCTATGAAGACGACTTCCTCATCGTCGTGGACAAGCCGGCGGGGCTCGTGGTGCATCCGGCGCCGGGCAACTGGTCGGGCACGCTGGTCAACGGCCTGCTGGCCCATTGCGGGGCCTCGCTCTCCGGCATCGGCGGCGTGAAGCGGCCGGGCATCGTGCACCGTCTCGACAAGGACACCTCCGGCCTGCTGGTGGTGGCCAAGACCGACGCCGCCCATGCCGGGCTCGCCGCCCAGTTTGCGGACCACGGCCGCACCGGGCCGCTGGAGCGGGCCTATTATGCCTTCGTGTGGGGCGTGCCCGACCAGCGCGGCACGGTGGATGCGCCCATCGACCGCCACCCCACCCACCGCCAGAAGATGGCGGTGCGGCAGAGCGGACGCGAGGCCATCACCCATTGGGAGCGGCTGGAGGTTTTCGCCGGCGCCGATGGCGCGCCGCTGGCAAGCCTCATCGAGTGCCAGCTGGAAACGGGGCGCACGCACCAGATCCGCGTCCATCTGGCGCATGTGGGCCATCCGCTGCTGGGCGATGAGGTCTATGGACAGGGGTTCCGCACCAAGGCGAGCCGCCTGCCGGAAGGCGCGCGGGCCCTGCTTGCAGCGCTGGGCCGCCAGGCGCTGCACGCAGCCCGGCTCGGCTTCGCCCATCCCGTGACGGACGAGGAACTCTTGTTCGAAAGCCCGCTTCCTGAGGATCTCGCACGGCTGCGCGACGCCCTCGCGCTGCCGTGA
- a CDS encoding LON peptidase substrate-binding domain-containing protein, with protein sequence MAKHRPLIAPADAPAVVPVFPLAGALLLPRAELPLNIFEPRYLAMIDDVLAGDRMVGMIQPDEAKPEDERGPALFKVGCLGRITQFGESGDGRYLITLTGICRFEVVEELNVDTPYRQCRIDVKPFAKDFDASAGEDAVDRTALLRALAAFLEANKLEADWEGIEQAGTETLVNALSVMSPYGTLEKQALLEAADLKSRAEMLVAITQMMLARMPGDGESSLQ encoded by the coding sequence GTGGCCAAGCATCGTCCCCTGATCGCGCCGGCGGATGCGCCGGCCGTGGTGCCCGTATTCCCGCTGGCGGGGGCGCTGCTGCTGCCGCGGGCCGAACTGCCCCTCAACATCTTCGAGCCGCGCTATCTGGCGATGATCGACGATGTGCTGGCCGGCGACCGCATGGTCGGCATGATCCAGCCGGACGAGGCCAAGCCGGAAGACGAGCGCGGGCCCGCTCTGTTCAAGGTGGGCTGCCTCGGCCGCATTACCCAGTTCGGCGAGAGCGGAGACGGGCGCTATCTCATCACCCTCACCGGCATCTGCCGCTTCGAGGTGGTTGAAGAACTGAACGTCGATACGCCCTATCGTCAGTGCCGCATCGACGTGAAGCCCTTCGCCAAGGACTTCGACGCCAGCGCGGGCGAGGATGCGGTGGACCGCACGGCGCTGCTGCGGGCGCTCGCCGCTTTCCTTGAGGCCAACAAGCTGGAAGCCGACTGGGAAGGCATCGAGCAGGCGGGCACCGAGACTCTGGTGAATGCGCTCTCGGTCATGTCGCCTTATGGCACGCTGGAGAAGCAGGCGCTGCTGGAAGCGGCCGACCTGAAATCCCGCGCCGAGATGCTGGTGGCCATCACCCAGATGATGCTGGCGCGCATGCCCGGCGACGGGGAATCCTCGCTTCAGTGA
- the trxA gene encoding thioredoxin, translating into MLFNQAGGAQTAAQGAGDGLVIDTTTQTFMADVIEESRTRPVLVDFWAPWCGPCKTLGPVIEKAVRSKKGKVLLAKMNIDDHPAIAQRLGIQSIPAVYAFVNGQPVDGFMGALPEGQVNDFIERLTGADAGIAEILEAAEQALAEGDAVGAGNAFAQILAEEPDNLKALSGLARAHVLLGDLEQAEATLAGVPANKANDPAVASARAAIELARQTADLGETAELEAAVAADPANHQARFDLALALAAGGKREDALVHLLEIVKRDRSWNEDGARKQLVQLFDAWGPTDPLTVTGRRKLSAILFA; encoded by the coding sequence ATGCTCTTCAATCAGGCGGGCGGCGCGCAGACGGCGGCGCAGGGGGCCGGTGACGGCCTCGTCATCGACACCACCACGCAGACCTTCATGGCTGACGTGATCGAGGAATCGCGCACGCGCCCGGTGCTGGTGGACTTCTGGGCCCCCTGGTGCGGCCCCTGCAAGACACTCGGCCCGGTGATCGAGAAGGCCGTGCGCAGCAAGAAGGGCAAGGTGCTCCTTGCCAAGATGAACATCGACGATCACCCGGCCATCGCCCAGCGGCTGGGCATCCAGTCGATCCCCGCCGTCTATGCCTTCGTGAACGGCCAGCCGGTGGACGGCTTCATGGGCGCGCTGCCCGAGGGGCAGGTGAACGACTTCATCGAGCGCCTCACGGGCGCGGATGCGGGCATCGCGGAAATCCTTGAGGCCGCCGAGCAGGCGCTGGCCGAGGGCGATGCGGTGGGCGCGGGCAATGCCTTCGCGCAGATCCTCGCCGAGGAGCCCGACAATCTCAAAGCCCTCTCCGGTCTCGCCCGCGCCCACGTGCTGCTGGGCGATCTGGAGCAGGCCGAGGCGACGCTCGCCGGCGTCCCCGCCAACAAGGCCAACGATCCGGCCGTCGCCTCCGCGCGCGCGGCCATCGAACTCGCCCGCCAGACTGCCGACCTTGGCGAGACGGCGGAGCTGGAAGCGGCGGTTGCGGCCGATCCCGCCAACCATCAGGCGCGCTTTGATCTGGCGTTGGCGCTCGCCGCCGGCGGCAAGCGCGAGGATGCGCTGGTGCATCTCCTGGAAATCGTGAAGCGCGACCGGTCCTGGAACGAGGACGGCGCGCGCAAGCAGCTGGTGCAGCTCTTCGACGCGTGGGGACCGACCGATCCGCTCACCGTCACGGGGCGGCGCAAGCTCTCGGCGATCCTGTTCGCCTGA
- a CDS encoding chromosome segregation SMC family protein translates to MKFNRLRLVGFKTFVEPTDLLIEPGLTGVVGPNGCGKSNLVEALRWVMGESSHKAFRANDMDDVIFSGTTGRPARNTAEVALQLDNAERTAPAGFNDHDLIEVVRRIDRGQGSHYRINGRDVRARDVNMLFADASTGARSPALVRQGQIGEIVGAKPAARRRILEEAAGVAGLHARRHEAETRLKAAETNLLRLEDVITQLAGQVEGLRRQARQAVRYRALAAEIRKYEATLLWLRWSEVTRTLADAERTLEASVREAAECTRAQAEAARLQAIAAHALPALRQADTEAAAALQRLTLARVELDKEEERLGARRLDLERRLAQLTQDLERETALSADAEGVLARLEEEELTLTEEQEASVLAREEAEAILDTAQEAMAAAEDDLDAKTRAYADASARRTTLDQTIRDIRQRLLRTEAERVSVEAEERRLKLDAGTSDLEAKRMEADAARERLAFAEEAATDAEAAHQSARRALEEVRPAVAEAERKFGRLDTEVRTLSKLLQSSSGAFPPVADLLTVTKGYEMALGAALGDDLDLPVDTAAPARWAGSQPQAGDPALPPGAGPLADEVSGAPALLRRLGQIGIVEPADGPRLQAQLKPGQRLVSKAGDLWRWDGVIAAADAPTAAARRLAERNRLADLQLEADLAREAVEEARDMLALRDADLRAAAGLETQAREARRTAQRAAEIAREAEANAERKASAHIARLSALTEARERLTAARAEAEERLAEAEASLAELEQPALIDATLAAARGVVAQARGAVAEAKARLDGFERERSQRLRRLEAIASERRSWTSRAGGAGERLAAIAARKAETETELATTEEMPAQFLFQRRTLLGKIEAADEARRAAADKLVEGESALAAADRAARAALEAMSAAREETARAEARLDAARQRRDDVQREITEALDGPPESAREHAELVDDGRQPDISAIEIALERAKRERERLGAVNLRAEIELTETETQHDTLVRERDELNEAIRRLRGAIASLNREARERLQASFAVVDGHFRKLFDTLFGGGEAQLVLTDADDPLEAGLDIIAKPPGKKPQSLSLLSGGEQALTAMALIFAVFLTNPAPICVLDEVDAPLDDSNVERFCTLMDEMTRLTDTRFLVITHNPISMAHMDRLFGVTMAERGVSRLVSVDLQSAERLREVS, encoded by the coding sequence ATGAAGTTCAACCGCCTTCGGCTCGTGGGTTTCAAGACCTTCGTCGAGCCGACAGACCTCCTGATCGAACCCGGCCTCACCGGCGTCGTGGGGCCGAACGGGTGCGGCAAGTCGAACCTCGTGGAGGCGCTGCGCTGGGTGATGGGCGAAAGCTCGCACAAGGCGTTCCGCGCCAACGACATGGACGACGTGATCTTCTCCGGCACCACGGGCCGGCCGGCGCGCAACACCGCCGAGGTCGCGCTCCAGCTCGACAATGCCGAGCGCACCGCCCCCGCCGGCTTCAACGATCACGACCTCATCGAGGTGGTGCGCCGGATCGATCGCGGGCAGGGCTCGCATTATCGCATCAACGGCCGGGATGTGCGGGCGCGCGACGTGAACATGCTGTTCGCCGACGCTTCCACCGGCGCGCGCTCCCCCGCCCTGGTGCGGCAAGGGCAGATCGGCGAGATCGTCGGCGCCAAGCCCGCCGCCCGCCGCCGCATTCTGGAGGAAGCCGCCGGCGTCGCCGGCCTGCACGCCCGCCGGCACGAGGCGGAGACGCGGCTGAAGGCGGCCGAGACCAACCTGCTGCGGCTGGAAGACGTCATCACCCAGCTCGCCGGTCAGGTGGAAGGCCTGCGCCGGCAGGCGCGGCAGGCGGTGCGCTATCGGGCGCTCGCCGCCGAGATCCGCAAATATGAGGCGACCCTGCTCTGGCTGCGCTGGAGCGAGGTGACGCGCACGCTGGCGGACGCGGAGCGCACGCTGGAGGCGAGCGTCCGCGAGGCCGCCGAATGCACGCGCGCCCAGGCCGAAGCCGCGCGGCTCCAGGCCATCGCCGCCCATGCGCTTCCGGCCCTGAGACAGGCGGACACGGAGGCCGCCGCCGCCTTGCAGCGCCTGACGCTGGCGCGGGTGGAACTGGACAAGGAAGAAGAGCGCCTCGGCGCCCGGCGCCTCGACCTCGAACGTCGCCTCGCGCAGCTCACCCAGGATCTGGAGCGCGAGACGGCCCTCTCCGCCGATGCCGAAGGCGTGCTCGCCCGGCTCGAAGAAGAAGAACTGACGCTGACGGAGGAACAGGAAGCCTCCGTGCTCGCCCGCGAGGAGGCGGAAGCCATCCTCGACACGGCGCAGGAGGCCATGGCGGCAGCGGAAGACGACCTCGACGCCAAGACCCGTGCCTATGCGGACGCGAGCGCCCGCCGCACCACCCTCGACCAGACCATCCGCGACATCCGCCAGCGCCTGCTGCGCACCGAGGCCGAGCGCGTTTCCGTCGAGGCGGAGGAGCGGCGGCTGAAGCTCGATGCCGGCACCTCGGACCTCGAAGCCAAACGGATGGAGGCCGATGCCGCCCGTGAGCGCCTCGCTTTCGCGGAAGAGGCCGCCACCGATGCGGAAGCCGCCCATCAGTCCGCCCGCCGCGCGCTGGAAGAGGTCCGCCCGGCCGTCGCCGAGGCGGAACGCAAGTTCGGGCGGCTCGACACCGAGGTGCGCACCCTCTCCAAGCTGCTGCAATCCTCAAGCGGCGCCTTTCCGCCCGTGGCGGACCTTCTCACCGTCACCAAGGGCTATGAGATGGCGCTGGGCGCCGCCCTCGGCGACGACCTCGATCTGCCCGTGGACACCGCCGCCCCCGCCCGCTGGGCGGGCTCGCAGCCGCAGGCGGGCGACCCGGCCCTGCCGCCCGGCGCGGGCCCGCTGGCGGACGAGGTGTCCGGCGCCCCGGCCCTGCTGCGGCGCCTCGGCCAGATCGGCATCGTCGAGCCGGCGGACGGGCCGCGCCTGCAGGCGCAGCTGAAGCCAGGCCAGCGCCTCGTCTCCAAGGCGGGCGACCTCTGGCGCTGGGACGGCGTGATCGCTGCGGCCGATGCCCCGACCGCCGCCGCGCGGCGCCTCGCCGAGCGCAACCGGCTTGCAGACCTGCAACTGGAAGCGGATCTCGCCCGCGAAGCGGTGGAAGAGGCGCGCGACATGCTCGCGCTGCGGGACGCCGATCTGCGCGCCGCCGCAGGCCTGGAGACGCAGGCCCGCGAAGCCCGCCGCACCGCCCAGCGGGCCGCCGAGATCGCCCGCGAGGCGGAAGCCAACGCCGAGCGCAAGGCGAGTGCCCATATCGCCCGCCTCTCCGCTCTGACCGAAGCGCGCGAGCGCCTCACCGCGGCCCGTGCGGAAGCGGAAGAGCGTCTAGCCGAGGCGGAAGCCTCACTTGCCGAACTGGAGCAACCGGCCCTCATCGACGCAACGCTGGCCGCCGCACGAGGCGTGGTGGCGCAGGCGCGCGGTGCCGTGGCGGAGGCAAAAGCCCGGCTCGACGGCTTCGAGCGCGAGCGCTCGCAGCGGCTCCGTCGGCTGGAGGCCATCGCCAGCGAACGCCGCTCTTGGACCAGCCGCGCCGGGGGCGCGGGCGAGCGCCTCGCCGCCATCGCCGCCCGCAAGGCGGAGACGGAGACGGAACTCGCGACCACGGAAGAGATGCCGGCACAGTTCCTGTTCCAGCGCCGCACGCTCCTCGGCAAGATCGAGGCGGCGGACGAAGCCCGCCGGGCCGCCGCAGATAAACTTGTGGAAGGCGAGAGCGCGCTCGCCGCCGCCGACCGGGCCGCGCGGGCCGCGCTGGAGGCCATGTCCGCCGCCCGCGAGGAGACCGCCCGCGCCGAAGCCCGGCTCGACGCCGCCCGCCAGCGGCGCGACGACGTGCAGCGGGAGATCACCGAAGCGCTCGACGGCCCGCCCGAATCCGCCCGCGAACATGCGGAACTTGTGGATGACGGGCGCCAGCCGGACATTTCCGCCATCGAGATCGCGCTGGAACGGGCCAAGCGCGAGCGGGAGCGTCTCGGCGCTGTGAATCTGCGGGCCGAGATCGAGCTGACGGAGACCGAGACCCAGCACGACACGCTGGTGCGCGAGCGGGACGAGCTGAACGAAGCCATCCGCCGCCTGCGCGGGGCCATCGCCAGCCTCAATCGCGAGGCGCGCGAACGGCTTCAGGCCTCCTTCGCCGTGGTGGACGGGCATTTCCGCAAGCTGTTTGACACCCTCTTCGGCGGCGGCGAGGCACAACTGGTGCTGACCGATGCGGACGATCCGCTGGAAGCCGGGCTCGACATCATCGCCAAGCCACCGGGCAAGAAGCCCCAGAGCCTGTCGCTGCTCTCGGGCGGGGAGCAGGCGCTCACCGCCATGGCGCTGATCTTCGCCGTCTTCCTCACAAATCCAGCGCCCATCTGCGTTCTCGACGAGGTGGACGCGCCGCTGGATGACTCGAATGTCGAGCGTTTCTGTACGCTCATGGACGAAATGACGCGCCTCACGGACACGCGCTTCCTCGTCATCACCCACAACCCGATCAGCATGGCGCACATGGACCGTCTTTTCGGTGTGACCATGGCGGAACGAGGGGTCTCGCGCCTCGTTTCGGTGGACCTGCAAAGCGCCGAACGGTTACGCGAGGTGAGTTAA
- a CDS encoding AtpZ/AtpI family protein, protein MAFRLGTEFVSGVLVGALVGWGLDKVLGIAPWGIILLTLVGFGAGVLNMMRAAGETPSRKRPKA, encoded by the coding sequence ATGGCCTTCCGGCTGGGGACGGAGTTCGTATCGGGTGTCCTGGTCGGAGCCTTGGTGGGCTGGGGTCTGGACAAGGTGCTGGGCATCGCACCGTGGGGAATCATTCTCCTCACCCTGGTCGGGTTCGGGGCGGGCGTTCTGAACATGATGCGCGCGGCGGGGGAGACCCCATCGCGCAAGAGGCCGAAGGCCTGA